One segment of Pontibacter akesuensis DNA contains the following:
- a CDS encoding c-type cytochrome, producing MKKVFKVIGYVLMAAMVAVAAGVIYLQYAFPNVDAAPNINVVKSSDQIERGRYLANHVTVCIDCHSTRDFSRLAGPPVPGTEGKGGDRFDHSFGFPGTFYARNITSDKETGIGSWTDGEIYRAITKGVSRNGEPLFPVMPYKSYRNLTTEDAYAIVAYIRTLAPVKHQVPASDPDFPVNLLLRTMPSNDAPPALQQTALNDELARGEYLTTIGGCADCHTPKDKKTAGKSFAGGMDFTFPNGAVLRAANLSPDKQHGIGRWTEDAFVRRFKMFEDPALTEKQLAPGDFQTLMPWKMYSGMKEEDLRAIYTYLMSLEPSPNKVVKYTPAPEKS from the coding sequence ATGAAAAAAGTATTTAAAGTGATTGGCTATGTACTGATGGCTGCCATGGTAGCTGTCGCAGCTGGGGTAATCTACCTGCAGTACGCTTTTCCGAATGTGGATGCGGCACCAAACATAAATGTGGTGAAAAGCTCTGACCAGATAGAACGCGGTCGTTACCTTGCCAACCATGTCACCGTCTGCATTGACTGCCACTCTACCCGGGACTTTTCCCGCCTGGCCGGACCTCCCGTGCCCGGTACGGAAGGCAAAGGCGGCGACAGGTTTGACCACTCCTTTGGCTTCCCGGGCACCTTCTACGCCAGAAACATCACCTCCGACAAGGAAACAGGCATTGGCTCCTGGACGGACGGCGAAATATACCGAGCCATCACCAAGGGTGTAAGCAGGAACGGAGAACCACTCTTCCCGGTGATGCCGTACAAGTCGTACCGCAACCTGACAACTGAAGATGCCTATGCCATTGTGGCCTATATCCGCACGCTGGCTCCTGTTAAGCACCAGGTGCCGGCGTCTGACCCTGATTTCCCGGTGAACCTCTTGCTGCGTACCATGCCGTCTAACGACGCACCGCCCGCCCTGCAGCAAACAGCACTGAACGATGAACTAGCCCGGGGCGAGTACCTGACAACCATAGGCGGCTGCGCTGATTGCCACACACCAAAAGATAAAAAGACAGCAGGCAAGAGTTTTGCAGGTGGCATGGACTTCACCTTTCCAAACGGTGCCGTGCTGCGGGCAGCCAATCTCTCTCCCGACAAGCAGCATGGTATAGGACGTTGGACAGAGGATGCGTTTGTGCGCCGGTTTAAGATGTTTGAGGACCCGGCGTTGACAGAAAAGCAGCTGGCACCCGGCGATTTCCAGACGCTGATGCCCTGGAAAATGTATTCCGGCATGAAGGAGGAGGACCTGCGGGCCATTTATACCTATTTAATGAGCCTGGAGCCAAGCCCGAATAAGGTGGTGAAGTATACGCCGGCACCGGAGAAGTCCTGA
- a CDS encoding RDD family protein, which produces MQATFTESNTNAELATLGPRLTAFALDVLLLLTLIGLADYFTISTDENALFLKPERLLHLVLGWLYFAGGETCYCQATPGKYLLHLRVTTTRGSRPSFRATTIRFFARPFSVLLFTLRFLVSAPSDTRSMFHDRLANSQVVKN; this is translated from the coding sequence ATGCAGGCCACTTTTACCGAATCTAACACGAACGCTGAACTCGCCACCCTTGGCCCCCGACTTACCGCCTTTGCCCTGGATGTGCTGCTGCTGCTCACGTTAATAGGGCTGGCTGATTATTTCACCATTAGCACCGACGAAAACGCGCTGTTCCTGAAACCTGAACGGCTTCTGCACCTGGTGCTGGGCTGGCTATACTTTGCCGGCGGCGAAACCTGCTACTGCCAGGCCACCCCAGGCAAATACCTCCTCCACCTGCGCGTGACCACTACCCGCGGTAGCCGCCCCTCCTTTAGGGCGACAACAATACGGTTTTTTGCCCGACCATTTTCCGTTCTGCTTTTCACGCTTCGCTTCCTCGTAAGCGCTCCCTCTGATACTCGCAGCATGTTTCACGACCGGCTGGCAAACTCACAGGTGGTAAAAAACTAA
- a CDS encoding tetratricopeptide repeat protein, which produces MLLTPKKLLLCSAAFLASLSAFAQHPDEVAAVRQKLQQERQEALTANTSPAAKASRLLDLGAWQQAKQVLQAAEPDQEAKLVQARLAILQNEFERAEKLVQEVLQKSPQEREALLLQSKLQVQAWELEKAKATAKHLLRKNPKDEAAALAVGRALMLQKKYDEALGWAKKVQVWNPENAQAYLLESDVHFWNQKPELAEQPLINSLTLDPFNADARFSYGYAIWRRVDATQLDAMAAQWELALALNPLHYVTHWHWGNGHTNLTYADYAQPEDEEVRKALASADKLLSENKLREALAEIQMVQQKYKASVLPAMLRGSAYYMAFDMERVARLDSAQAIFQRILDKKEHYGPAHNALAAVIKQKQLTYLHNYDSLHQVVEQTVIKDPKNFARVFPDAAYYPGKEVQQMVWSQLYESIVYFPFLSKQDEKFVIPPLHVDLTIAMGSPYFRQATTFDNRQWMDIRGVGSGAAGIEYVVRGSYLERNVVLHEYVHLFHQSVFTDAEKREVRRLYNQAMAENRTLDYYSANNEHEYLAQTYPAYFEPVKVHPLNHKSINTTADLKAKDPELYTFLDGLVKRQQAYLAGDKQAMASNWAQVYLNLAEQAQRQKDLKKATVYLDSALVWDAAYQPAILAYAGVKQEQQEYQAAREWLDRAIKVNPDYAPVYVAEANLYEAMKRSGKLKATDAMMRQVALYQKAAALENDLLTRASINERFREFYADYGMVPEAIAVAETYAANAPTISTYLRDSRDEALAYANWLKGTTRATDEAAQELKKLVALKPQRYELRKQYADVLAAQGKSKAAIETLEEAQRILAAAGVPRADFMVRMADYHLQLGNKDAARAAAQPLLDGKAKLAVAEQHLLVPVLAALGEADKAKATLKQLPKPQTVVEQAQQLAAKGRMQEAKGQAGSAIRTYERSLLLYPYQLDIRQRLVQLLQQKKRRQDAQNVQEAGEHLTQSN; this is translated from the coding sequence ATGCTCCTCACTCCAAAAAAACTCCTGCTCTGCAGTGCCGCGTTTCTGGCCAGTCTTTCCGCTTTCGCCCAGCACCCCGATGAAGTGGCTGCCGTGCGGCAAAAGCTGCAACAGGAGCGACAGGAGGCACTGACTGCAAACACCAGCCCCGCCGCAAAGGCTTCGCGGCTGTTGGATCTGGGTGCCTGGCAGCAGGCAAAACAAGTGCTGCAGGCGGCAGAGCCAGATCAGGAGGCAAAACTGGTGCAGGCACGGCTCGCCATACTTCAGAACGAATTTGAGCGGGCAGAGAAACTAGTGCAGGAGGTGCTGCAGAAAAGCCCTCAGGAGCGCGAGGCACTGCTGCTGCAAAGCAAACTGCAGGTGCAGGCATGGGAACTGGAAAAAGCAAAGGCCACCGCTAAGCATCTGCTCCGGAAGAACCCAAAAGACGAAGCCGCTGCCTTGGCGGTAGGCCGTGCCCTGATGCTGCAGAAGAAGTATGATGAGGCGTTGGGATGGGCAAAGAAAGTACAGGTCTGGAACCCGGAGAATGCCCAGGCTTACCTGCTGGAGTCGGATGTGCATTTCTGGAACCAAAAGCCGGAGCTGGCCGAGCAGCCGCTCATCAACAGCCTGACCTTAGACCCCTTTAACGCGGATGCCCGCTTTAGCTACGGCTATGCCATCTGGCGGCGCGTAGATGCCACCCAGCTCGACGCCATGGCGGCGCAGTGGGAGCTGGCGCTGGCGCTGAACCCGCTGCACTACGTCACGCACTGGCATTGGGGCAACGGACACACAAATTTAACCTATGCCGACTACGCCCAGCCGGAAGACGAGGAAGTACGGAAGGCACTAGCCTCAGCTGATAAACTGTTGTCGGAAAATAAACTGAGAGAGGCGCTAGCTGAGATCCAGATGGTGCAGCAGAAGTATAAAGCCTCTGTTTTGCCTGCCATGCTGAGGGGCTCTGCCTACTATATGGCCTTTGATATGGAGCGGGTGGCGCGGCTTGATTCTGCCCAGGCTATTTTTCAGCGCATCCTGGACAAAAAAGAGCATTACGGTCCGGCTCATAATGCCCTTGCCGCCGTGATCAAGCAAAAGCAACTTACTTACCTCCACAATTATGACTCGCTGCACCAGGTGGTGGAGCAAACGGTGATTAAAGACCCGAAGAACTTTGCACGTGTTTTCCCGGATGCCGCCTATTACCCAGGCAAGGAAGTGCAGCAGATGGTGTGGTCGCAGCTGTATGAGAGCATCGTGTACTTTCCGTTTCTCTCTAAACAAGACGAAAAATTCGTGATTCCGCCGCTGCACGTTGATCTGACGATTGCCATGGGCTCACCGTACTTCCGGCAGGCTACCACGTTCGATAACCGCCAGTGGATGGATATCCGGGGCGTGGGCAGCGGTGCGGCGGGCATTGAGTACGTGGTGCGTGGCTCATACCTGGAGCGAAACGTGGTGCTGCATGAGTATGTACACCTTTTCCACCAGAGCGTTTTCACCGATGCCGAGAAGCGTGAGGTGCGCCGGCTCTACAACCAGGCCATGGCCGAAAACCGCACCCTCGACTATTACTCTGCCAACAACGAGCACGAGTACTTGGCCCAAACCTATCCAGCCTACTTTGAGCCGGTGAAAGTGCACCCGCTCAATCATAAGTCCATCAATACCACCGCCGACCTTAAAGCCAAAGACCCCGAGCTTTATACTTTCCTGGATGGCTTGGTGAAGCGGCAGCAGGCTTACTTGGCAGGAGACAAGCAGGCCATGGCCAGTAACTGGGCCCAGGTATACCTGAACCTGGCTGAGCAGGCGCAGCGGCAGAAAGATCTGAAAAAAGCCACAGTATACTTAGACAGTGCCCTGGTGTGGGATGCGGCCTACCAACCCGCCATACTTGCCTACGCAGGTGTGAAGCAGGAACAGCAGGAGTATCAGGCGGCAAGGGAGTGGCTGGACAGGGCAATAAAAGTTAACCCTGATTACGCTCCGGTGTATGTGGCCGAGGCCAACTTGTACGAAGCCATGAAACGCAGCGGCAAATTAAAAGCCACTGATGCCATGATGCGCCAGGTGGCGCTCTACCAGAAAGCAGCGGCACTCGAAAACGACCTGCTTACGCGTGCCAGCATAAACGAGCGCTTCCGGGAGTTCTACGCGGATTATGGCATGGTACCCGAGGCAATTGCCGTCGCTGAGACGTATGCGGCAAATGCTCCCACAATCTCCACCTACCTCCGCGACAGCCGCGACGAGGCGCTGGCCTATGCCAACTGGCTAAAGGGTACCACTCGCGCCACAGACGAGGCAGCGCAGGAGCTGAAGAAGCTCGTTGCGCTAAAGCCACAGCGTTATGAGCTCCGCAAGCAGTACGCGGATGTGCTGGCGGCTCAGGGCAAGTCTAAAGCAGCCATCGAAACGCTGGAGGAGGCCCAGCGCATTCTTGCCGCCGCTGGCGTGCCACGGGCAGATTTTATGGTGCGCATGGCTGATTACCACCTGCAGCTGGGCAACAAAGATGCTGCCCGGGCTGCCGCGCAACCTTTGCTGGATGGCAAGGCAAAACTGGCTGTGGCGGAGCAGCACCTGCTGGTGCCGGTGCTGGCGGCGCTGGGAGAAGCTGACAAGGCCAAAGCAACCTTAAAGCAACTGCCTAAGCCGCAGACAGTGGTAGAACAGGCGCAGCAACTAGCTGCTAAAGGGCGTATGCAGGAAGCAAAGGGCCAGGCGGGTAGTGCCATCCGCACCTATGAGCGGTCGCTGTTGCTGTACCCTTACCAGCTGGACATCCGGCAGCGGCTGGTGCAGCTGCTACAGCAGAAGAAGCGCCGGCAGGATGCCCAGAACGTGCAGGAGGCAGGAGAGCATTTAACACAATCCAATTAA
- a CDS encoding phosphatase PAP2 family protein, which produces MIRNIYKRVAAGAALFTFELLFVWLLFLVCIVTFLYIGAELLQGDTLGFDEAAFDFAASLGSPAMDSFIKFITFFASQQFLIPAGLILIAYFLFVRKHRWYSLKVPVVALGSISLNLILKYFFDRERPMEPLVKASGLSFPSGHSMMAASFYGLIIYLVWQNVESKALKYTLTVLLLTFAFLIGFSRIYLRVHYATDVVAGFAAGFLWVIIGIGALRRIERYSKKEITPVLEDDPVVK; this is translated from the coding sequence ATGATCCGAAACATATATAAAAGAGTTGCGGCGGGCGCGGCGCTTTTCACCTTCGAGTTGCTGTTTGTATGGCTCCTTTTCCTGGTGTGCATTGTCACGTTTCTCTATATCGGGGCCGAGTTGCTACAGGGCGATACCCTTGGGTTCGATGAGGCAGCCTTCGACTTTGCGGCCAGCTTGGGCAGCCCGGCCATGGACAGCTTTATCAAGTTCATTACTTTTTTTGCCTCACAGCAGTTCCTGATTCCGGCTGGCTTGATCCTGATTGCCTATTTTCTGTTTGTGCGCAAACACCGCTGGTACTCCCTCAAAGTGCCGGTTGTGGCTCTGGGCAGTATATCGCTCAATCTTATCTTGAAGTATTTTTTTGACAGAGAGCGGCCCATGGAGCCCCTGGTGAAGGCTTCGGGCCTAAGCTTTCCGAGCGGGCACAGCATGATGGCAGCCTCTTTTTACGGCCTGATCATATACCTGGTCTGGCAAAATGTGGAAAGCAAGGCCCTGAAGTATACGCTCACGGTGCTGCTGCTGACTTTCGCCTTTTTGATTGGCTTCAGCCGCATTTACCTGCGGGTGCATTACGCTACGGATGTGGTAGCCGGTTTCGCGGCGGGTTTTCTGTGGGTAATCATTGGCATCGGGGCACTGCGCCGCATCGAGCGATACTCTAAAAAGGAGATCACTCCTGTGCTGGAGGACGATCCGGTTGTGAAATAG
- a CDS encoding DUF389 domain-containing protein → MRQLSIKVKQGEGREIQKIAKEHNGKNLQLQPLEDGELLTLHLNNQKVSSFLESISKYEDAEITLIPRGIITLYPPQGEAPDQVADVSLRSPIEIFLGGIQSVGSKKGMLIYSAAGGILVWVGLYTGTVYLLVAAMLVSPFAGPAMNAALAAAAGKMQLLKQSLMRYFMAIGTGILVTFLLSFFIDQKFATPLMVSVSHISQMSILLPIVAGLAGGVNLISSERDSLVPGAAVGVLVAASLAPPTGLIGMAVNFGNWQLVRSGVFLLLLQLAVIQLTAALIFRYMGKVTTNGVRFADGKAYVFKLSLAVSTLLVAGLLYWQYAGQPGLQKGSVNVQIASVIRTELNKMEGIEPIEVNARFTRGTLPNLNPVICEVYLYKRNDAMTDEEVKKLVSEVLYARVKAEDWNADPMFSITVLNYPGKAEKP, encoded by the coding sequence ATGCGCCAACTATCTATTAAAGTAAAACAAGGAGAAGGTAGAGAAATACAAAAAATAGCCAAGGAGCACAACGGAAAAAATCTGCAGTTGCAGCCACTGGAGGACGGAGAACTGTTGACCCTGCACCTGAACAACCAGAAGGTAAGCAGCTTTTTAGAAAGCATCAGCAAATATGAGGACGCAGAAATTACCCTCATTCCACGCGGTATTATTACGCTGTACCCTCCGCAGGGTGAGGCGCCCGACCAGGTGGCAGATGTGTCCCTGCGCAGCCCGATTGAAATATTTTTGGGAGGTATACAGAGTGTCGGATCGAAAAAGGGAATGCTTATCTATTCGGCGGCAGGCGGAATTTTAGTTTGGGTTGGCTTGTACACCGGCACTGTATACCTGCTGGTGGCCGCCATGCTGGTGTCGCCATTTGCCGGGCCGGCCATGAATGCGGCCCTGGCCGCCGCGGCAGGCAAAATGCAGTTGCTAAAGCAAAGCCTGATGCGCTATTTTATGGCGATTGGCACAGGTATCCTCGTGACCTTCCTGCTGTCTTTTTTTATCGATCAGAAATTCGCAACGCCTTTGATGGTCTCGGTGAGCCATATTTCGCAGATGTCGATACTGCTGCCCATAGTGGCAGGCCTGGCAGGCGGCGTTAACCTGATTTCGTCGGAACGGGACAGTTTAGTGCCTGGCGCTGCCGTAGGGGTGCTGGTGGCGGCTTCGCTGGCGCCACCCACCGGCCTGATTGGCATGGCGGTGAACTTTGGCAACTGGCAACTGGTGCGGAGCGGCGTGTTTCTGTTGCTGCTGCAATTGGCAGTCATCCAACTCACGGCTGCGCTAATATTCCGGTACATGGGCAAAGTTACGACCAATGGGGTGCGCTTTGCAGATGGGAAGGCCTATGTCTTCAAACTTTCGCTGGCCGTGTCTACGCTGCTGGTGGCAGGGCTGCTGTACTGGCAATACGCCGGGCAGCCGGGCCTGCAGAAAGGCAGTGTAAATGTACAGATAGCCTCCGTTATTCGTACCGAGCTAAACAAGATGGAAGGGATTGAGCCCATTGAGGTGAATGCTCGTTTTACCCGCGGCACGTTACCCAACCTGAACCCCGTTATTTGCGAGGTATACCTGTACAAGCGCAACGATGCTATGACAGATGAAGAGGTAAAGAAGCTGGTGAGTGAAGTACTGTATGCGCGTGTGAAGGCCGAAGACTGGAACGCCGACCCAATGTTCAGTATCACCGTGCTGAATTACCCCGGTAAAGCCGAGAAGCCCTAA
- a CDS encoding RDD family protein gives MQLYQHDEDNTPLALAYARFWTRLSAFFVDALLMSLALALLIPILGLPLAPELDDWENRAKLQGISAFIGWLYYAGFESSAKQATLGKQLFGIFVTDTQGYPLSFARASGRYFGKLLSGLIFLIGYIMAAFTKRRQALHDMLANTLVLQHPGVKQEQEN, from the coding sequence ATGCAACTTTACCAACACGACGAGGACAACACGCCTCTAGCCCTTGCCTACGCCCGTTTCTGGACCCGGCTTTCTGCTTTTTTTGTGGATGCCCTCCTAATGTCCCTCGCGCTGGCGCTGCTCATTCCAATTCTTGGCCTTCCGCTGGCACCGGAGCTGGATGATTGGGAAAACCGGGCGAAATTACAGGGAATCAGCGCCTTTATCGGGTGGCTATACTACGCCGGCTTTGAGAGTTCAGCCAAACAGGCCACTTTGGGAAAGCAACTCTTCGGCATTTTTGTAACGGATACGCAGGGGTACCCCTTGTCATTTGCCCGCGCCAGCGGCCGCTACTTTGGCAAGCTGCTGTCGGGCCTGATCTTCCTGATCGGGTACATTATGGCTGCCTTCACCAAACGCCGCCAGGCCCTGCACGACATGCTGGCCAACACCCTGGTATTGCAACACCCGGGCGTAAAGCAGGAGCAGGAAAATTAG
- a CDS encoding M16 family metallopeptidase, with amino-acid sequence MRHRFAALLLLLAIAFSPAMAQQRSQKDKILPYPIHQKELANGLNVVTVPYNSPGLAAFYIVVRAGSREEVEKGKTGFAHFFEHMMFRGTDNYSKEAYGDILKAIGASANANTSIDRTVYHMTGNAEMLDKMFEIEADRFQNLNYSVHDFKTEAGAVKGEYTKNSASPYQQLYEKLVSTAFTKHTYAHTTMGFFEDVVDMPNQYDYSLTFFDRFYRPEYATIVVVGDVTPERVNALAQQYFGDWKRGNYKPKIATEPKQTETRYAHVKQEGFPPYLTLAFKGPAFSDKDKDLPALSILSTLLFAENSDLYRKLVVEEQKARFIGGGPQFSRDPNLISVSASLLDAKDMQYVKDELMKALNQAKTKPMDSKKIEETKSRIKYSFAMSMDSPDAIANSLARFIWLSGDPESLNNIYSVYDTITADDLMRVAKKYFTPATMTVGTIAPTEKSPVK; translated from the coding sequence ATGAGACACAGATTTGCAGCCCTGTTGCTGCTGCTTGCTATTGCCTTTTCCCCGGCAATGGCACAGCAAAGAAGCCAGAAAGACAAAATCCTGCCCTACCCTATTCACCAGAAAGAGCTGGCCAACGGCCTGAATGTGGTAACGGTGCCTTACAACAGCCCGGGCCTGGCAGCCTTTTACATTGTGGTGCGGGCGGGCTCCCGCGAGGAAGTGGAAAAAGGTAAAACCGGCTTCGCCCACTTTTTTGAGCACATGATGTTTCGGGGCACCGACAACTACTCTAAAGAAGCTTATGGCGATATTTTGAAAGCCATTGGGGCCTCTGCCAACGCCAACACCTCCATCGACCGCACCGTGTACCACATGACGGGCAACGCCGAAATGCTGGACAAGATGTTTGAAATTGAGGCCGACCGTTTCCAGAACCTGAACTACAGCGTGCACGACTTTAAAACAGAGGCCGGCGCCGTGAAGGGCGAGTACACCAAGAACTCCGCCAGCCCCTACCAGCAGCTGTATGAGAAACTGGTGAGCACCGCCTTCACCAAACATACATACGCGCACACCACTATGGGCTTTTTTGAGGATGTGGTAGACATGCCCAACCAGTACGATTACTCCCTCACTTTCTTCGACCGCTTTTACCGCCCCGAGTATGCTACAATAGTGGTAGTAGGTGATGTAACGCCGGAGCGCGTGAATGCCCTGGCACAGCAGTACTTCGGCGACTGGAAGCGCGGCAACTATAAGCCTAAAATAGCCACGGAGCCAAAGCAAACAGAAACCCGCTATGCCCACGTGAAACAGGAAGGCTTTCCGCCTTACCTCACGCTGGCTTTTAAAGGGCCGGCTTTCTCTGACAAGGACAAGGACCTCCCGGCTCTAAGTATCCTCTCCACGCTACTCTTTGCCGAAAACTCCGATTTGTACCGCAAACTGGTGGTGGAAGAGCAGAAGGCACGCTTTATTGGTGGTGGCCCGCAGTTCTCCCGCGATCCAAACCTGATCTCCGTGTCGGCCTCGCTGTTGGATGCAAAGGACATGCAGTACGTGAAAGACGAACTGATGAAAGCGCTGAACCAGGCGAAAACGAAGCCGATGGATTCGAAGAAAATCGAGGAAACAAAGTCGCGCATCAAGTATTCGTTTGCCATGAGTATGGATAGCCCGGATGCGATCGCCAATTCGCTGGCCCGTTTCATCTGGCTTTCCGGCGATCCGGAGTCGCTCAACAACATCTACAGTGTGTACGATACCATCACGGCAGATGACCTGATGCGCGTGGCAAAGAAGTATTTCACGCCAGCAACCATGACCGTGGGCACCATCGCCCCAACAGAAAAGTCGCCGGTAAAGTAA
- a CDS encoding histidine phosphatase family protein, whose translation MKKTLLKQAWVFLLMLLFAACQQAPTGQEGALTVVNPVDNNAQPTVIYLVRHAEKDISDPGNQDPDLTSAGVARAEALRSLLEGQQVDALYATKYMRTKNTLKPIAESAQLEVQQYEAHDFKGITEKLLQNHAGQTVVVAGHSNTLLPLVEALGAKRPVSDISEQQYDYIFKVTVAPNGTATVETDKYGATSN comes from the coding sequence ATGAAAAAAACACTACTAAAACAGGCATGGGTATTTCTTTTGATGCTGCTTTTTGCTGCCTGCCAACAGGCGCCAACCGGACAGGAAGGAGCGCTGACGGTGGTGAATCCGGTAGACAACAACGCTCAGCCTACGGTGATTTACCTGGTGCGCCACGCAGAGAAAGATATATCGGACCCGGGCAACCAGGACCCGGACCTGACCTCAGCGGGAGTGGCGCGGGCAGAGGCATTGCGCTCACTGCTGGAGGGGCAGCAGGTAGATGCCCTGTACGCCACCAAGTACATGCGCACAAAAAATACACTGAAGCCAATTGCCGAAAGCGCCCAGCTAGAAGTGCAGCAGTATGAGGCGCACGATTTTAAAGGGATTACGGAGAAATTGTTGCAAAACCATGCTGGCCAGACCGTGGTGGTAGCAGGCCACTCAAACACCCTGCTGCCGCTCGTGGAGGCCCTTGGGGCAAAGCGTCCGGTGTCGGATATCTCGGAACAGCAGTACGATTACATCTTTAAAGTTACTGTGGCGCCCAATGGCACCGCAACGGTAGAGACAGACAAGTATGGCGCGACCAGCAACTAA
- a CDS encoding M16 family metallopeptidase, with protein MSMKKIAAYILPFALLATSCARQPQEAQQTNTETTTTATTAATTPFNANEAFGPGKVVELKQPESNKVIIKLMFKNGSMVDPEDKKGLTYTTAQMISESGTQDMTITEIKDKIFPWAAEYGANVDKEVTTFTFAVHTDFLDQFYPIVRGLMLNPAFAEEDFKRVKSNQQNFVDQVIRASSDEEYSKKALEDLLFRGTNYQHVVEGTSATVPNITLEDVKKHWRNYFTRNNVLIGIAGNYSQEFLDRLKADVAQLSEVTPNIPKAGEPNKPNGIQVEIIKKNDALGSAIFTGTPMPVTRSADDFAALMVANSYLGEHRKSYGQLYDKIRTTRSMNYGDYSYIEWYDQGGSYQLPNPGVPRTSNYFALWIRPVQIAEGLQKQYAELKGIDVGHAHFALRLAIREVDDLIKNGLTQEEFELTRKFLRSYMKLYIQTTEKQLGFLMDSRFYGRQNYIEEMDQLLANLTVEDVNEAVKKYWQTENMFITIVTDDSEAEPLKQALLNNTPSPMSYSNLVKEGLPQEVLAEDEEVANYKLNVKDVKIIDSKDTFK; from the coding sequence ATGAGCATGAAAAAAATAGCTGCCTACATACTTCCCTTTGCCCTGCTGGCCACCTCGTGCGCCAGGCAGCCGCAGGAAGCACAGCAAACCAATACCGAAACAACCACAACGGCTACTACCGCCGCAACAACCCCTTTCAACGCAAACGAGGCATTTGGTCCCGGTAAGGTGGTGGAACTGAAGCAGCCCGAATCAAACAAGGTGATCATCAAGCTGATGTTCAAAAACGGCTCGATGGTGGACCCGGAAGATAAAAAGGGCCTGACTTATACTACCGCCCAGATGATTTCCGAATCGGGCACGCAGGACATGACCATAACAGAAATCAAGGATAAGATTTTTCCGTGGGCAGCCGAGTACGGGGCCAATGTGGACAAGGAGGTAACAACCTTTACCTTTGCGGTGCACACCGACTTCCTTGATCAGTTTTATCCCATTGTGCGTGGCCTGATGCTGAACCCTGCCTTTGCCGAGGAGGATTTCAAACGCGTAAAGTCGAACCAGCAGAACTTTGTGGACCAGGTGATTCGGGCCTCTTCGGATGAGGAGTACAGCAAAAAAGCGCTGGAAGACCTACTGTTCCGGGGCACCAACTACCAGCATGTGGTGGAAGGCACTTCCGCCACCGTGCCGAACATTACGCTGGAGGACGTTAAGAAACACTGGCGCAACTACTTTACCCGAAACAACGTGCTGATTGGCATAGCAGGCAACTACAGCCAGGAATTCCTGGACAGGCTGAAGGCCGATGTAGCGCAACTATCGGAGGTAACGCCCAACATTCCTAAAGCCGGAGAGCCAAACAAGCCGAATGGCATTCAGGTGGAAATTATCAAGAAAAATGATGCGCTTGGTTCTGCCATCTTCACAGGCACCCCCATGCCGGTTACCCGCTCTGCCGATGATTTTGCTGCCCTGATGGTGGCTAACTCCTACCTGGGCGAGCACCGCAAAAGCTATGGCCAACTGTACGACAAGATCCGGACAACGCGCTCGATGAACTACGGCGACTACTCTTACATTGAGTGGTACGACCAGGGCGGCTCCTACCAGTTGCCCAACCCCGGCGTGCCGCGTACCTCGAACTACTTTGCCCTCTGGATTCGCCCGGTGCAGATTGCCGAGGGCCTGCAAAAGCAGTATGCCGAGCTGAAGGGAATAGATGTGGGCCATGCCCATTTCGCGCTGAGGCTGGCCATTCGGGAGGTGGATGACCTGATTAAGAACGGGCTGACGCAGGAGGAGTTTGAGCTGACACGCAAGTTCCTGCGCTCATATATGAAGCTCTACATCCAGACAACTGAGAAGCAACTGGGCTTTTTGATGGACTCGCGCTTTTACGGCCGCCAGAACTATATTGAGGAGATGGACCAGTTGCTGGCTAACCTGACAGTGGAGGACGTGAACGAGGCGGTGAAGAAATACTGGCAGACGGAAAACATGTTTATCACCATCGTGACGGATGACAGTGAGGCCGAACCGCTGAAACAGGCGCTCCTGAACAATACACCCTCGCCAATGAGCTACTCCAACCTTGTAAAGGAGGGCCTTCCGCAGGAGGTTCTGGCAGAGGACGAAGAGGTTGCCAACTATAAACTGAACGTGAAAGATGTAAAGATCATCGACAGCAAAGACACCTTCAAGTAA